The DNA window AGATCGAATTCACCCCGTCGGCCGAAAAGGCGTTCCGAAAACTCCCGAAGAACGTCCAGAGGATCGCCCGGGATCGGATCGACGCGCTGGCGGAGGATCCCCGGTCGTCTTTTGCGACACCGCTTCGATGGGGGCTCAAAGGGCTCTGGAAGATCCGCATCGTGGATTATCGCATTGCCTACACCATAGAGGACAAGAAG is part of the Deltaproteobacteria bacterium genome and encodes:
- a CDS encoding type II toxin-antitoxin system RelE/ParE family toxin — its product is MHYKIEFTPSAEKAFRKLPKNVQRIARDRIDALAEDPRSSFATPLRWGLKGLWKIRIVDYRIAYTIEDKKLIVLVVCVGDRK